DNA sequence from the Cellulophaga sp. HaHaR_3_176 genome:
TCATCAGTAGCTCCAAATTGACCATTCCAAAGCATTAGTTTTTGGTAAGCAGAATTCAAGACTGTCGGAGATCGTATAGGTTGTATATCTATAAGGTCTTCTGTGTAATTTGGATCCATAACCCTAGCTTCTCCATGTAAACCAAAGCCCATTCCGCCATCTCCGATACCTTGTTTGATACCGCTTTGAAAGCCAGCACCACTATGGTGACAACTTGCGCAAGAGTAAGTGGCTTTGTTTGTTTCTTTTTTAGAGTTGATGCCAATACCTGTCTCGTAGAAAAGTAATTTCCCTAAAGCAACTTTACTTTCTGTTATAGGGTTTTTTGGATCTGATGGTATACTTTGATAATCTGTGCTTTGTGGTAAGATAAAAGTATCTAAGCTACCAGATAAGTTAATTAAAACCTCTTGTAATTGCTTGTCTTCTGTTTCTAGGTTGATTGCAGTGTAGTCAGAATCATCTGAACAGCTTGTTAAAACATAAAATGTAATTAAAAGTGCTAAGTGTTTAAATTTTAATTTGAATAACATTGTCTTAGTAAATCTGGGTTAGGTTATTTTTTAGACAAATTTAACATTATAGAAAGTAAGGTGGTATTAGATATCGGCGTAAAACTTAAAATTTCAGTTTAACAGCAAAATTATTTTAAAAATAAAAACCGTTTCTCGTAATCAATTATCGCTTTTCCTTTTTTTAAGATATCAGCTCCAATAATTCCATCTACAGGGGTGGAGTTGTGGGTGATTAGAGCTTCATTTACATGCCCTAAGTCAAATAAAACTATCTTTAATTTTTTAAAAGACCATGAGTCTATATTTATTTTGTTTTTGGTGGAAATCAATGTTTCCATATTAGTTGCTCCGGCTCCAGCAGCTTTTATTTTTGATTCTTTAGATTTGAGCTTAAAAGTTTCAATCTTATCAAGTCCTATGCAGG
Encoded proteins:
- a CDS encoding retropepsin-like aspartic protease is translated as MKSLKKILKEKKYTPIKLNLTSTNHFEIEAKINGISGRFIVDTGASNTCIGLDKIETFKLKSKESKIKAAGAGATNMETLISTKNKINIDSWSFKKLKIVLFDLGHVNEALITHNSTPVDGIIGADILKKGKAIIDYEKRFLFLK